From Aspergillus luchuensis IFO 4308 DNA, chromosome 2, nearly complete sequence:
GCTCGCCGAGGCTCCCTCCGCTCGTCGGTCGGTTCCCGTCAAGGTCTTGAGGTTCCTCCGGTGCCTGCGATTCCGAAGCAATTCACTGGACCCCAGCGTACGCAGAGTCCGATCAATAGGCAACCGTTCGGctcccctctctccgccCAAGCTACCGGTGGCGACTGGCTTATCTCGCCGCAAGAGAAGATTATGTTTGACAACATCTTTGCTACGGTTGATACGGCCAAGGCAGGTTCAATTAGTGGTGACCAGGCTGTCGCTTTCTTCCTGGGTGCACAGTTGCCTGAGGAGACACTCGCTCAGATTTGGGATCTCGCAGATATAGATGCGGACGGACAGTTGACCAAGGATGAGTTTGCCGTCGCCATGTATCTGGTTCGCCTAACGCGTAGTGGAAAGGAGGCGCTGCCTCAGACATTGCCTCCCGCCTTGATCCCTCCGAGCATGCGCCGCCCTGGATCTTCGCATTTCGGTCCAGCAGCTCCTATTCCTGCCCaggctccagctccggctccggctccagcGCCGGTTCCCACACCACACTCGGCGGCTGACGATCTGTTTGGCCTAGATGCACTTTCTGCGCCAGCACCGGCACCGCCGGTAGCTCCTTCCCAAATTCCGCAATCCACCGGGGGTTCGAATGCCGCCTTCCAGACTCCCGGTTCCCCCGGCTCGAGAGCATCTCCCCAGGCTCCCTCAACTACCTTCAAGCCGTTTGTGCCGACTTCATCTTTTGGACAGACCCTGCAGCCACAGATGACTGGCGCTTCAGCTGGTGCTCCGCCACCCGTTAGGTCGCCGCCGCCCCCAGCGGATGATCTTTTGGGAGACAACGACCCTGAAGAGTCAAACAAACTGACTCAGGAAACCACCGAGCTTGCAAATCTGTCTAATCAGATCGGTTCGCTGGCTACTGAGATGCAGAACGTCCAAACGAAGCGAACATCTGCCGAGCAGGATCTGTCGCAAACCTCGCAGCAGAAGAGAGACTTCGAGGCTCGTCTCGCTCAGGCCCGTTCGATGTACGAGCAAGAAGTGAAGAACTTCAAAGCTTTGGAGGAACGGCTCAAGGATTCACGGGCAGAAACTGGCAAGTTGCAGCAGGAGTATGCCTTGATCGAAGGAAGCCGTCAGGATCTACAAAACCAGTATAACCAGGTATCAGCTGCACTCAGCGCTGATCAGCAGGAAAACGTAagcttgaaggagaagatccgaCAAGCCAACGCTGCAGTTGCTCAGCTCAAGCCTGCCCTCGATAAGGCTCGCTCAGAGGCCCGGCAACAAAAGGGTCTTGTCGCGATCAATAAGAAGCAGTTGGCAACTGTGGAGGGAGAGCGCGACAAGATCCAGCTCGAGATCGATTCTTTGTCCAAGGAGCAGCCTGAAGCGTCGGAGGAGAGAGTTGTCAGTCCAAGTGATGCGGCTCCTGTTATGAGCCCAGCCGAGTCGACGACGAGTCAAAACACCAACCCGTTCTTCAAGCGTACGGCTACTGGATCGAGCGAGGGCAATGCGCTATCTCCGCAGATTTCTGGCGATCAGCAGCGTGCCTTTGATAGCCTGTTCGGTTCCGCCTTCACCTCACCACCGACAACCGctacaccaccgcctccagtCTCTTTCCGGGCTGAATCTCAGCCCACGTCTGGGGTGCCCACTCCGTCAGTGTCTCCGCCTCCATTCGCTCCTGGTCCTGGGTTGGAGCCTCCTGCCCCGGCTCAGTCTAGGCAACTGACACCGGGTGTGTTGCCTCTTGGAGAGACCCATTCGgcaacttcttcaacaaagGTTTCGCCCCCAGGTAGCAGATTTGGTGGTCAAGACACGGCCAGTCTAGGAACAGCCTCGCAGGCAGCAACCAGTGAAGTGGCAGGTCCTTCGTCGGCACAGCCCGCCACCTCTCCGTTTGATGAAAGCGAGGAATCAAAGGAGCGATTCCCCGAGATTCCAACCATCGCCGCAAGTGAACAACCTGCGGTTGGCGCTGTATCACCTTCTGGAGATGACAAGCCTGCAGAGCGCAAAGATCTCAGCTTTGATGAACTGTTCGGCGGGCCAGCACATCAGCGCTCTAAGTCACAGAAAGAGAATGATTTTGAAGAAGCCTTTGCTGCCATGAAGAGTGGGCCTGGAGCAAGCAAATCGAACGGAGCTCCGGCCGCCCCTGAGTCAGAGTTTCCTCCCATTCGCGAACTCgacgatggagatgagaGCTCCGACAGCGAAGCCCCCTTGGGCTTTGAGGATGATTTCGCCCCCGCCTTCCCTCCGCAGACTCAAATCGCCGCAGCACCCAATCCTGATTCTATTGAGCCGTCCCAACTGGCAGCGTTCCCCACTCCTGGTAATGCGGATACTGCAAGCCAGCCTCCTGCGGCGGAATCGCACCCAAGCCCCCCAAAGTATGAGGACTCTGTTGAAAAGCAGGAGCCAGGAGACTTGCCACGCGAGTACAACGGACTCCTACCGAACCGTGAAGACCCAACCACTGCCCCCGATGCTCCACACTCAGTAGAGTCAAGCACAGGGGCACCGATTGTGGGTGGTGAAGCCCAACGTGACGGGACAAAGGAAACCGAGGCTGCTCCCCAAGGGGCCAAGGCAGGCGCGCCTGACTTTGAGGCTGCTTTCGCTGGCCTCAACCTTGCTCCAGCAAAGGAggccgaagatgaagatgacgacttTGAAGCGCCTGATAACGCCAAAGCCGGTGTGGACTTCGATTTCTCATTCGACAACCCGTCAGCACAGAAGACCTCTCCCCATCAAGGTGCGGATGTCGCATCCTCAGATTTTTTCAACTTTGACAAGAACGTATCTTCCTCGCCTCCTGGCTCTGCTGCACCACCTTCCGAGCCCAGCGCGAAACCTCAGACTCACGACTGGGAAGCATTGTTTGCTCCTCTTGACAACgccaatgctgctgctgacggaGCGAACGGAACGGGCAATTC
This genomic window contains:
- a CDS encoding EF hand domain protein (COG:T,U;~EggNog:ENOG410PGRZ;~InterPro:IPR011992,IPR009060,IPR002048,IPR015940, IPR018247,IPR000261;~PFAM:PF12763,PF00627;~go_function: GO:0005509 - calcium ion binding [Evidence IEA];~go_function: GO:0005515 - protein binding [Evidence IEA]), giving the protein MADNARNLNLNLTPEEKRVFYQLFQAADTTNLGVITGEVAVPFFEKTQLAPETLGLIWQIADKENRGLLTPSGFGVVMRLIGHAQAGRAPTEELAFQPGPLPKFEGIVVDATPNPREAGTTSPTPGANAPIRVPPLNPDDVNKFLSLFEKSDVSKSGVLPGETAKQIFERARLPNEILGRIWNLADRRQQGALDATEFVIAMHLLTSYKSGAMRGIPQTLPPALYDAAARRGSLRSSVGSRQGLEVPPVPAIPKQFTGPQRTQSPINRQPFGSPLSAQATGGDWLISPQEKIMFDNIFATVDTAKAGSISGDQAVAFFLGAQLPEETLAQIWDLADIDADGQLTKDEFAVAMYLVRLTRSGKEALPQTLPPALIPPSMRRPGSSHFGPAAPIPAQAPAPAPAPAPVPTPHSAADDLFGLDALSAPAPAPPVAPSQIPQSTGGSNAAFQTPGSPGSRASPQAPSTTFKPFVPTSSFGQTLQPQMTGASAGAPPPVRSPPPPADDLLGDNDPEESNKLTQETTELANLSNQIGSLATEMQNVQTKRTSAEQDLSQTSQQKRDFEARLAQARSMYEQEVKNFKALEERLKDSRAETGKLQQEYALIEGSRQDLQNQYNQVSAALSADQQENVSLKEKIRQANAAVAQLKPALDKARSEARQQKGLVAINKKQLATVEGERDKIQLEIDSLSKEQPEASEERVVSPSDAAPVMSPAESTTSQNTNPFFKRTATGSSEGNALSPQISGDQQRAFDSLFGSAFTSPPTTATPPPPVSFRAESQPTSGVPTPSVSPPPFAPGPGLEPPAPAQSRQLTPGVLPLGETHSATSSTKVSPPGSRFGGQDTASLGTASQAATSEVAGPSSAQPATSPFDESEESKERFPEIPTIAASEQPAVGAVSPSGDDKPAERKDLSFDELFGGPAHQRSKSQKENDFEEAFAAMKSGPGASKSNGAPAAPESEFPPIRELDDGDESSDSEAPLGFEDDFAPAFPPQTQIAAAPNPDSIEPSQLAAFPTPGNADTASQPPAAESHPSPPKYEDSVEKQEPGDLPREYNGLLPNREDPTTAPDAPHSVESSTGAPIVGGEAQRDGTKETEAAPQGAKAGAPDFEAAFAGLNLAPAKEAEDEDDDFEAPDNAKAGVDFDFSFDNPSAQKTSPHQGADVASSDFFNFDKNVSSSPPGSAAPPSEPSAKPQTHDWEALFAPLDNANAAADGANGTGNSEASKEPGWALQTGTEDDQILQRLTGMGFPREESLSALEKFDYNLDKAVDHLTSKS